The window CACGAGGACGTTCCGGTAGGGATACCGCGCCGGCTCGCCGTCCGGTCTGAGGCTGAGCACCGGAACGGTCGACCGACGCACGACGTGTTCCGTCGTGCTCCCGAGGAGCAGCCGGTCGAGCCCCGTTCGCCCGCGGGTCGGCATGGCGATCAGGTCCGCCTCGTGGTCGGCCGCGTACGCGACGATCGTTTCGGCGACGCCGCCCTGGAGCACGGCCGTGACGGTCTCGACGCCGCGGTCCGCAGCCCGGTCCGCGGCCGCCTCGACGACCTCCTCGCCCTCCTGTTCGAGCACGTCGACCACGTCTCGGCCGACCCGCGTGACGCTGTCGTGGGTCGTGTCGGCGACGTTGAGGACGTGGACCGTCGCGTCGTGGTCAGCCGCGAGGTCGAGGACGTGGTCGAACGCCGCGTCCGCCCCGTCGCCGCCGTCGGTCGGGAACAGGATCCGGTCGAACATACGCGGAGAGTCGCGACCGACTCATAAAAAACGCCCGCGCCGCGGTGTGAGTCTCCCGCTCGTCGGCGCCCCCTACTCGCTGGTCCGATCGGCGTTGTCGTCGGGGTCTCCGCCGTCGCCACCGGTGTCGACGCTCCTGCCATCCCCACCTTCCGACCCCTCACCGCCGTCGATCCGGTCGATCTGCACGGTCGAGATCCGGGCGCCGTCGACGGCCGTGACCTCGAAGCGGTGGCCGCCGGCCTCGGCGACGTCGCCCGTCTCCGGCGTGCGGCCGAGCCGGTCTAACACCAGTCCGCCGAGCGTCTCGTACCCGTTGCCCTCGAGGTCGGTCCCGAGGGCGTCGTTGACGACGGACAGCGAGACGGAGCCGTCGGCCTCGTACGCGCCGCCCTCCTGGGCCCGGATCGTGTGCTCGCCGTGGTCGGCGTCGAACTCGTCGCGGAGGTCGCCGACGAGCGCCTCCGTCACGTCCTCCACGGTCACGATCCCCTCGAAGGCGCCCCACTCGTCGACGACTGCGGCCATCTGGCGGTGCTCCTCGCGGAACTGGACGAGGAGGTCGCCGATGGTCGTCGTCTCGGGGACGACGACCAGGTCGCGCGCGAGGTCCGCGGCCGTCGCCGACTCGTCGCCGGCCTCGCCGGCGCGCAGCACGTCCTTCACGTCCACGAAGCCGACCACCCGGTCGGCGTCGTCGGCCGCCACCACCGGGTATCGGGTATGGCCCGCGTCGAGCACGGTCGCGCGGATCGCGGCGAGGTCGGCGTCGGCCGGGATGCTGGTCACGTCCGGCCGGGGGACCATCACCTCCCGGACCACGGTGTCGTCGAGTTCGAAGACGGCGTCTATCATCTCGACTTCGGCGTCGGCGACGTGGCCCGCCTCGCCGGAGCGCGCGAGGACGCGTCGGATCTCCCGCTCTTCCATCGTCTCGTCGGTCTCCGAGGCCGGCGGGACGCCGATGGCGCGCGTGAAGGCGTTCGCGGCCCCGTTGAACACGACGATGCCTGGCGAGAACAGGTAGTACGAGAGCTTCATCGGCGGGGCGAGCAGCAGCGCCATTCGCTCGGCCTGCGCGATGGCGATCGTCTTCGGCGCCAGCTCGCCGAACACCACGTGGAGGAACGTGATGACGCTGAACCCGATCGCGAACGCGACGAGGTGGACGGCGCTCTCGGGGAGCACGGTCCCGAGCACCGGCTCGATGAGCGCGGCCACCGCGGGCTCGCCGATCCACCCGAGCCCGAGCGATGCGAGCGTGATCCCGAGCTGGGTCGCCGCGAGGTAGTCGTCGAGGCTCCCCATCACGTCCTGGAGCGCGCCCGACCCGGGGCGGCCCTCCGCGGCGAGCTGCTCGACCGAGGTCGACCGGACCCGGACGAACGCGAACTCCGACGCGACGAAGAAGCCGTTCAAGACGACCAACACCAGCGCGCCGACCACTCGGCCGACGGAGACCGCGACGGCTACCATCGGTGCCTCCGTGTCGATCGGAGCGC is drawn from Halorubrum sp. CBA1229 and contains these coding sequences:
- a CDS encoding universal stress protein; the encoded protein is MFDRILFPTDGGDGADAAFDHVLDLAADHDATVHVLNVADTTHDSVTRVGRDVVDVLEQEGEEVVEAAADRAADRGVETVTAVLQGGVAETIVAYAADHEADLIAMPTRGRTGLDRLLLGSTTEHVVRRSTVPVLSLRPDGEPARYPYRNVLVPTDGSDRADEALDRAVALASRSGATLHLFSVVDIGSVGAEAYSGTDALVSAAEEAVAEAADVAEAAGVETVERAEVGSSAARGIQSYLADHDLDLVVMGTRGRTGVERYLLGSVAERTVRTSPVPVLTVPDDESE
- a CDS encoding hemolysin family protein; the encoded protein is MVAVAVSVGRVVGALVLVVLNGFFVASEFAFVRVRSTSVEQLAAEGRPGSGALQDVMGSLDDYLAATQLGITLASLGLGWIGEPAVAALIEPVLGTVLPESAVHLVAFAIGFSVITFLHVVFGELAPKTIAIAQAERMALLLAPPMKLSYYLFSPGIVVFNGAANAFTRAIGVPPASETDETMEEREIRRVLARSGEAGHVADAEVEMIDAVFELDDTVVREVMVPRPDVTSIPADADLAAIRATVLDAGHTRYPVVAADDADRVVGFVDVKDVLRAGEAGDESATAADLARDLVVVPETTTIGDLLVQFREEHRQMAAVVDEWGAFEGIVTVEDVTEALVGDLRDEFDADHGEHTIRAQEGGAYEADGSVSLSVVNDALGTDLEGNGYETLGGLVLDRLGRTPETGDVAEAGGHRFEVTAVDGARISTVQIDRIDGGEGSEGGDGRSVDTGGDGGDPDDNADRTSE